One Primulina huaijiensis isolate GDHJ02 chromosome 8, ASM1229523v2, whole genome shotgun sequence genomic region harbors:
- the LOC140983476 gene encoding uncharacterized protein — MIERLHVALIAVSAVILVLILVLILRRCFHPKACKNSVISDEERGQSLQRGISRLHQINLDLERDASKKANNYYVLRHGVSTKKPIFNWADHPSLITDAVENGWSRFAFTTLISSPSVKSAKSLLGVCAAGDPIDVEIAWEVCEGSADFMQKIRLNPGFKKSGASVGSSMGAVSVIRTALPLPGPHLGNSSFPQEAYFEITILSCNENIHDHLVEKERKDKSEGEKIKLIGEDFNAKMNSDSLNHVSGRNKIEDMKLGGKKDGKTEIVLLSVGFTGGGTIPLKVPGSYPGSISFNSSGSVYLDGVKLVFDSGKEDYARIGKVIGCGYNPSQKKVFFTSDSQLVHEIHCKTEEFSSPLYPTMAANTDITVLVNLGQSPFKFLPGNRHRTPNPCFIGPMLGNSPSLGYEDSRELFSMGRIDSLWLQRSAMRSNNNTVNSIKGLEYDMESEGDLFEIVLDSTGRSPYAPTHQ, encoded by the exons ATGATTGAAAGGTTACATGTAGCTCTGATCGCAGTTTCTGCAGTAATTCTGGTTCTTATTCTTGTTCTAATCCTGCGGCGATGCTTCCACCCAAAGGCGTGTAAAAACTCAGTCATTTCAGATGAAGAAAGAGGTCAATCTTTACAGAGAGGGATTTCCAGGCTTCATCAAATTAATCTCGATCTTGAAAGAGATGCATCCAAGAAGGCAAATAATTACTACGTTTTACGGCATGGGGTCTCCACGAAAAAGCCGATTTTTAACTGGGCTGATCACCCTTCTCTGATCACAGATGCCGTAGAAAACGGATGGTCACGGTTTGCTTTTACAACCTTAATCTCATCTCCTTCTGTCAAATCTGCGAAGTCCCTTTTAGGAGTTTGTGCCGCAGgtgatccaattgatgtagaAATTGCGTGGGAAGTGTGCGAAGGATCAGCAGATTTTATGCAGAAAATTAGATTAAATCCTGGGTTCAAGAAAAGTGGTGCAAGTGTTGGTTCTTCAATGGGAGCTGTCTCTGTGATCAGGACAGCTTTACCTTTACCAGGTCCACATTTGGGGAATTCATCTTTCCCACAGGAAGCATATTTTGAGATAACAATTCTATCTTgtaatgaaaatattcatgatcaTTTGGTTGAAAAGGAAAGGAAAGATAAGTCAGAAGGAGAGAAAATTAAGCTCATTGGGGAGGATTTTAATGCGAAAATGAATTCCGATTCTCTGAATCATGTCAGCGGTAGAAACAAGATTGAAGATATGAAACTTGGTGGGAAAAAGGATGGCAAAACTGAAATTGTTTTGCTTTCTGTGGGATTCACGGGAGGCGGCACTATTCCCTTGAAAGTTCCAGGAAGCTATCCTGGGTCTATTAGTTTCAATTCCAGCGGCTCTGTTTATCTTGATG GGGTTAAACTCGTGTTTGATTCCGGAAAAGAAGACTATGCAAGAATAGGAAAGGTGATAGGTTGTGGCTACAATCCAAGCCAGAAGAAAGTATTCTTCACGTCTGATTCACAGTTAGTACATGAAATCCATTGCAAGACAGAGGAATTCAGCTCTCCACTCTATCCAACAATGGCAGCAAACACGGATATCACAGTTCTTGTGAATCTTGGACAGAGCCCATTTAAATTTTTGCCTGGAAATAGGCACAGGACTCCGAATCCATGCTTCATTGGACCAATGTTAGGAAATTCTCCGTCCTTGGGATATGAAGATAGCAGGGAGCTTTTCTCGATGGGGAGGATCGATTCGCTGTGGTTACAACGGAGTGCCATGAGAAGCAATAATAACACAGTGAATAGTATTAAAGGTTTAGAATATGACATGGAATCTGAGGGTGATTTGTTTGAAATTGTCTTGGATAGTACGGGACGATCTCCATATGCTCCCACACATCAGTAG
- the LOC140982430 gene encoding kinesin-like protein KIN-4A isoform X2, which yields MEVNSSGEDCCVKVAVHIRPLLGDERLQGCKDCVTLAPGKPQVQIGTHSFTFDHVYGSTGSPSTAMYDECVAPLVDGLFQGYNATVLAYGQTGSGKTYTMGTNVKDGQQNGLIPKVMNSLFSKIETLKQEIEFQLHVSFIEIHKEEVRDLLDPNSANKQDIANGQAGKITIPGKPPIQIRETSDGVITLAGSTECSVKTLKEMADCLEQGSLSRATGSTNMNNQSSRSHAIFTITMEQMCSSNDGNLTDCMVEEYLCAKLHLVDLAGSERAKRTGSDGLRFKEGVHINKGLLALGNVISALGDEKKRKEGLHVPYRDSKLTRLLQDSLGGNSRTVMIACISPADINAEETLNTLKYANRARNIQNKPVINRDPISNEMIKMRQQLEYLQAELCGRGGGISFDEIQVLKDRISWLEATNEELNRELNELRKKGGSIEQYDSVSKVRGNGLMKSEGLKRGLQSMESSDYQISEGSDPGDMDEDTAKELEHTCLQNSMDKELNELNRQLEQKESEMKLFGCPDTVALKQHFGKKILELEEEKRTVQHERDRLLAAVENLSANSDGQAQKLEDMHAQKLKVLEAQIQDLKKKQENQVQLLKQKQKSDEAAKKLQEEIQCIKAQKVQLQQRIKQEAEQFRQWKASREKELLQLKKEGRRNEYERHKLQALNQRQKMVLQRKTEEAAMATKRLKELLEARKSSARDNSVTSNGHGNGINGQRWIDHELEVMVNVHEVRYEYEKQSQVRAALAEELAVLRQVEEFASKGVSPPRGKNGFSRVSSMPPNARMSRIASLESMVNISSNSLVAMASQLSEAEERERCSASRGRWNQLRSMGEAKNLLQYMFTYLGEERCQSWEKDIEIKEMKEQLKELVGLLRQSEVRRKEVENELKQTVAMALGTPPSGISHKHIADDMAGSLSPIPVPAQKQLKYTAGIVNGSVRELPAFMDQTRKMVPIGQLSMKKLALVGHGGKLWRWKRSHHQWLLQFKWKWQKPWRLSELIRHSDETIMRARPRPRPRPRPQAFPDVMYRNCH from the exons ATGGAAGTTAATTCTTCTGGGGAGGATTGTTGTGTAAAAGTCGCTGTTCACATCAGGCCTTTGTTAGGAGATGAAAGGCTTCAGGGGTGTAAGGATTGTGTTACCTTAGCACCTGGGAAGCCTCAG GTGCAAATTGGTACGCATTCATTTACATTTGATCATGTTTATGGTAGTACTGGCTCGCCCTCGACTGCAATGTACGATGAATGTGTCGCGCCTTTGGTTGATGGTTTGTTTCAAGGGTACAATGCTACTGTTCTTGCATATGGACAG ACAGGATCGGGAAAAACATACACCATGGGTACTAATGTCAAAGATGGACAGCAAAACGGACTAATTCCGAAAGTTATGAATTCTTTGTTCAGCAAGATTGAAACCTTGAAACAAGAGATTGAATTTCAATTACATGTTTCCTTTATTGAG ATTCATAAAGAAGAAGTGAGAGACCTACTCGACCCCAATTCTGCTAACAAACAAGATATAGCGAATGGACAAGCAGGAAAAATAACTATCCCTGGGAAACCTCCTATACAAATCCGTGAAACATCGGACGGTGTAATTACATTGGCTGGATCAACTGAGTGTAGTGTTAAAACTCTCAAAGAAATGGCCGATTGCCTGGAGCAAGGATCACTGAGCCGTGCAACAGGGAGTACAAATATGAACAATCAGTCAAG TCGCTCGCATGCCATTTTCACCATTACGATGGAGCAGATGTGCAGCTCTAATGATGGCAATCTAACCGACTGTATGGTTGAAGAGTATCTCTGTGCCAAGTTGCATTTGGTGGATCTTGCTGGATCAGAGCGTGCTAAGAGAACAGGCTCTGATGGTCTACGTTTTAAAGAAG GAGTTCACATTAACAAGGGCCTTCTTGCACTGGGTAATGTTATTAGCGCTCTTGGTGATGAGAAAAAGCGAAAAGAGGGTCTTCATGTACCATATCGGGATAGCAAACTTACTCGGCTACTGCAG GATTCTCTTGGTGGCAATAGCAGAACTGTAATGATAG CATGCATTAGTCCTGCGGATATAAACGCTGAAGAAACTCTCAACACTCTGAAGTATGCCAATCGTGCTCGAAATATCCAGAATAAACCTGTT ATTAACCGAGATCCAATATCTAATGAGATGATAAAGATGCGtcaacaattggaatatctacAAGCCGAACTTTGTGGTCGTGGCGGAGGCATTTCCTTTGATGAAATACAG GTTCTCAAGGATCGAATTTCTTGGCTTGAGGCTACCAATGAGGAGCTGAACCGAGAACTTAACGAACTTCGCAAAAAAGGTGGCAGCATTGAGCAATATGATTCTGTTTCTAAA GTTCGTGGAAATGGTTTAATGAAAAGTGAAGGACTCAAAAGGGGATTGCAAAGTATGGAATCATCTGACTATCAAATTAGTGAAGGCA GTGATCCAGGAGATATGGATGAAGATACAGCCAAAGAGTTGGAGCATACTTGCTTACAAAATAGTATGGATAAAGAACTGAATGAATTAAATCGACAGTTGGAGCAGAAAGAG TCGGAAATGAAACTGTTTGGTTGCCCTGACACTGTGGCTCTTAAGCAGCACTTTGGAAAGAAAATTTTGGAACTCGAGGAGGAAAAAAGGACTGTACAG CACGAGAGAGATCGACTTTTGGCAGCAGTTGAAAACCTCTCTGCTAATTCTGATGGACAAGCACAAAAATTGGAAGACATGCATGCACAAAAATTGAAAGTTCTTGAAGCTCAG ATACAAGATCTTAAAAAGAAACAAGAGAACCAAGTTCAACTTTTAAAGCAGAAACAGAAGAGTGATGAAGCTGCTAAAAAGTTGCAAGAGGAAATACAATGCATCAAGGCACAAAAG GTTCAATTGCAACAACGGATTAAACAAGAAGCTGAACAATTTCGGCAGTGGAAGGCATCTCGAGAGAAGGAACTCCTGCAG TTAAAGAAGGAAGGCAGAAGAAACGAGTATGAGAGACATAAATTACAAGCGTTGAATCAGCGACAAAAGATG GTTCTTCAGAGAAAGACTGAAGAAGCCGCAATGGCTACTAAGAGGTTGAAAGAATTGCTGGAAGCACGTAAATCTTCAGCTCGTGACAACTCTG TCACAAGCAATGGACATGGAAATGGAATAAATGGCCAG CGATGGATAGATCACGAGCTTGAAGTTATGGTGAATGTTCATGAAGTCCGTTACGAGTATGAGAAGCAAAGTCAAGT CCGAGCTGCGTTGGCAGAAGAGCTGGCTGTTTTGAGACAAGTCGAAGAATTTGCTTCAAAGGGAGTTAGCCCCCCTAGAGGAAAAAATGGATTTTCTAG GGTATCTTCAATGCCACCAAATGCTAGAATGTCAAGAATTGCTTCTCTTGAAAGCATGGtgaatatttcatcaaattcacTTGTGGCAATGGCTTCACAGCTTTCCGAGGCGGAAGAACGAGAACGCTGCTCCGCTAGCCGTGGACGATGGAATCAGCTACGTTCTATGGGGGAAGCGAAAAATCTACTGCAGTATATGTTCACTTATCTTGGCGAAGAAAG GTGCCAATCATGGGAAAAGGATATTGAAATCAAGGAGATGAAAGAACAGCTAAAAGAACTTGTAGGCTTATTACGACAAAGCGAAGTTAGGAGGAAGGAAGTTGAGAACGAGTTAAAACAAACTGTTGCCATGGCATTGGGGACGCCACCTTCT GGAATCTCCCACAAACATATTGCCGATGACATGGCAGGTTCTTTGTCTCCAATCCCCGTGCCAGCACAGAAACAACTTAAATATACGGCGGGAATTGTCAATGGCTCCGTTAGAGAATTGCCAGCGTTCATGGATCAAACACGAAAG ATGGTGCCGATTGGTCAGTTGTCAATGAAGAAATTAGCACTTGTTGGACATGGTGGAAAACTGTGGAGATGGAAGAGGAGCCATCATCAGTGGTTATTGCAGTTCAAATGGAAGTGGCAAAAACCATGGAGACTTTCAGAATTGATTAGACACAGCGACGAAACAATCATGCGGGCTCGACCTCGTCCTCGTCCTCGTCCTCGTCCACAAGCTTTTCCTGATGTCATGTATAGAAACTGTCACTAG
- the LOC140982430 gene encoding kinesin-like protein KIN-4A isoform X1: MEVNSSGEDCCVKVAVHIRPLLGDERLQGCKDCVTLAPGKPQVQIGTHSFTFDHVYGSTGSPSTAMYDECVAPLVDGLFQGYNATVLAYGQTGSGKTYTMGTNVKDGQQNGLIPKVMNSLFSKIETLKQEIEFQLHVSFIEIHKEEVRDLLDPNSANKQDIANGQAGKITIPGKPPIQIRETSDGVITLAGSTECSVKTLKEMADCLEQGSLSRATGSTNMNNQSSRSHAIFTITMEQMCSSNDGNLTDCMVEEYLCAKLHLVDLAGSERAKRTGSDGLRFKEGVHINKGLLALGNVISALGDEKKRKEGLHVPYRDSKLTRLLQDSLGGNSRTVMIACISPADINAEETLNTLKYANRARNIQNKPVINRDPISNEMIKMRQQLEYLQAELCGRGGGISFDEIQVLKDRISWLEATNEELNRELNELRKKGGSIEQYDSVSKVRGNGLMKSEGLKRGLQSMESSDYQISEGSDPGDMDEDTAKELEHTCLQNSMDKELNELNRQLEQKESEMKLFGCPDTVALKQHFGKKILELEEEKRTVQHERDRLLAAVENLSANSDGQAQKLEDMHAQKLKVLEAQIQDLKKKQENQVQLLKQKQKSDEAAKKLQEEIQCIKAQKVQLQQRIKQEAEQFRQWKASREKELLQLKKEGRRNEYERHKLQALNQRQKMVLQRKTEEAAMATKRLKELLEARKSSARDNSVTSNGHGNGINGQSNEKSMQRWIDHELEVMVNVHEVRYEYEKQSQVRAALAEELAVLRQVEEFASKGVSPPRGKNGFSRVSSMPPNARMSRIASLESMVNISSNSLVAMASQLSEAEERERCSASRGRWNQLRSMGEAKNLLQYMFTYLGEERCQSWEKDIEIKEMKEQLKELVGLLRQSEVRRKEVENELKQTVAMALGTPPSGISHKHIADDMAGSLSPIPVPAQKQLKYTAGIVNGSVRELPAFMDQTRKMVPIGQLSMKKLALVGHGGKLWRWKRSHHQWLLQFKWKWQKPWRLSELIRHSDETIMRARPRPRPRPRPQAFPDVMYRNCH; encoded by the exons ATGGAAGTTAATTCTTCTGGGGAGGATTGTTGTGTAAAAGTCGCTGTTCACATCAGGCCTTTGTTAGGAGATGAAAGGCTTCAGGGGTGTAAGGATTGTGTTACCTTAGCACCTGGGAAGCCTCAG GTGCAAATTGGTACGCATTCATTTACATTTGATCATGTTTATGGTAGTACTGGCTCGCCCTCGACTGCAATGTACGATGAATGTGTCGCGCCTTTGGTTGATGGTTTGTTTCAAGGGTACAATGCTACTGTTCTTGCATATGGACAG ACAGGATCGGGAAAAACATACACCATGGGTACTAATGTCAAAGATGGACAGCAAAACGGACTAATTCCGAAAGTTATGAATTCTTTGTTCAGCAAGATTGAAACCTTGAAACAAGAGATTGAATTTCAATTACATGTTTCCTTTATTGAG ATTCATAAAGAAGAAGTGAGAGACCTACTCGACCCCAATTCTGCTAACAAACAAGATATAGCGAATGGACAAGCAGGAAAAATAACTATCCCTGGGAAACCTCCTATACAAATCCGTGAAACATCGGACGGTGTAATTACATTGGCTGGATCAACTGAGTGTAGTGTTAAAACTCTCAAAGAAATGGCCGATTGCCTGGAGCAAGGATCACTGAGCCGTGCAACAGGGAGTACAAATATGAACAATCAGTCAAG TCGCTCGCATGCCATTTTCACCATTACGATGGAGCAGATGTGCAGCTCTAATGATGGCAATCTAACCGACTGTATGGTTGAAGAGTATCTCTGTGCCAAGTTGCATTTGGTGGATCTTGCTGGATCAGAGCGTGCTAAGAGAACAGGCTCTGATGGTCTACGTTTTAAAGAAG GAGTTCACATTAACAAGGGCCTTCTTGCACTGGGTAATGTTATTAGCGCTCTTGGTGATGAGAAAAAGCGAAAAGAGGGTCTTCATGTACCATATCGGGATAGCAAACTTACTCGGCTACTGCAG GATTCTCTTGGTGGCAATAGCAGAACTGTAATGATAG CATGCATTAGTCCTGCGGATATAAACGCTGAAGAAACTCTCAACACTCTGAAGTATGCCAATCGTGCTCGAAATATCCAGAATAAACCTGTT ATTAACCGAGATCCAATATCTAATGAGATGATAAAGATGCGtcaacaattggaatatctacAAGCCGAACTTTGTGGTCGTGGCGGAGGCATTTCCTTTGATGAAATACAG GTTCTCAAGGATCGAATTTCTTGGCTTGAGGCTACCAATGAGGAGCTGAACCGAGAACTTAACGAACTTCGCAAAAAAGGTGGCAGCATTGAGCAATATGATTCTGTTTCTAAA GTTCGTGGAAATGGTTTAATGAAAAGTGAAGGACTCAAAAGGGGATTGCAAAGTATGGAATCATCTGACTATCAAATTAGTGAAGGCA GTGATCCAGGAGATATGGATGAAGATACAGCCAAAGAGTTGGAGCATACTTGCTTACAAAATAGTATGGATAAAGAACTGAATGAATTAAATCGACAGTTGGAGCAGAAAGAG TCGGAAATGAAACTGTTTGGTTGCCCTGACACTGTGGCTCTTAAGCAGCACTTTGGAAAGAAAATTTTGGAACTCGAGGAGGAAAAAAGGACTGTACAG CACGAGAGAGATCGACTTTTGGCAGCAGTTGAAAACCTCTCTGCTAATTCTGATGGACAAGCACAAAAATTGGAAGACATGCATGCACAAAAATTGAAAGTTCTTGAAGCTCAG ATACAAGATCTTAAAAAGAAACAAGAGAACCAAGTTCAACTTTTAAAGCAGAAACAGAAGAGTGATGAAGCTGCTAAAAAGTTGCAAGAGGAAATACAATGCATCAAGGCACAAAAG GTTCAATTGCAACAACGGATTAAACAAGAAGCTGAACAATTTCGGCAGTGGAAGGCATCTCGAGAGAAGGAACTCCTGCAG TTAAAGAAGGAAGGCAGAAGAAACGAGTATGAGAGACATAAATTACAAGCGTTGAATCAGCGACAAAAGATG GTTCTTCAGAGAAAGACTGAAGAAGCCGCAATGGCTACTAAGAGGTTGAAAGAATTGCTGGAAGCACGTAAATCTTCAGCTCGTGACAACTCTG TCACAAGCAATGGACATGGAAATGGAATAAATGGCCAG AGTAATGAAAAGTCCATGCAGCGATGGATAGATCACGAGCTTGAAGTTATGGTGAATGTTCATGAAGTCCGTTACGAGTATGAGAAGCAAAGTCAAGT CCGAGCTGCGTTGGCAGAAGAGCTGGCTGTTTTGAGACAAGTCGAAGAATTTGCTTCAAAGGGAGTTAGCCCCCCTAGAGGAAAAAATGGATTTTCTAG GGTATCTTCAATGCCACCAAATGCTAGAATGTCAAGAATTGCTTCTCTTGAAAGCATGGtgaatatttcatcaaattcacTTGTGGCAATGGCTTCACAGCTTTCCGAGGCGGAAGAACGAGAACGCTGCTCCGCTAGCCGTGGACGATGGAATCAGCTACGTTCTATGGGGGAAGCGAAAAATCTACTGCAGTATATGTTCACTTATCTTGGCGAAGAAAG GTGCCAATCATGGGAAAAGGATATTGAAATCAAGGAGATGAAAGAACAGCTAAAAGAACTTGTAGGCTTATTACGACAAAGCGAAGTTAGGAGGAAGGAAGTTGAGAACGAGTTAAAACAAACTGTTGCCATGGCATTGGGGACGCCACCTTCT GGAATCTCCCACAAACATATTGCCGATGACATGGCAGGTTCTTTGTCTCCAATCCCCGTGCCAGCACAGAAACAACTTAAATATACGGCGGGAATTGTCAATGGCTCCGTTAGAGAATTGCCAGCGTTCATGGATCAAACACGAAAG ATGGTGCCGATTGGTCAGTTGTCAATGAAGAAATTAGCACTTGTTGGACATGGTGGAAAACTGTGGAGATGGAAGAGGAGCCATCATCAGTGGTTATTGCAGTTCAAATGGAAGTGGCAAAAACCATGGAGACTTTCAGAATTGATTAGACACAGCGACGAAACAATCATGCGGGCTCGACCTCGTCCTCGTCCTCGTCCTCGTCCACAAGCTTTTCCTGATGTCATGTATAGAAACTGTCACTAG
- the LOC140982430 gene encoding kinesin-like protein KIN-4A isoform X3, which produces MGTNVKDGQQNGLIPKVMNSLFSKIETLKQEIEFQLHVSFIEIHKEEVRDLLDPNSANKQDIANGQAGKITIPGKPPIQIRETSDGVITLAGSTECSVKTLKEMADCLEQGSLSRATGSTNMNNQSSRSHAIFTITMEQMCSSNDGNLTDCMVEEYLCAKLHLVDLAGSERAKRTGSDGLRFKEGVHINKGLLALGNVISALGDEKKRKEGLHVPYRDSKLTRLLQDSLGGNSRTVMIACISPADINAEETLNTLKYANRARNIQNKPVINRDPISNEMIKMRQQLEYLQAELCGRGGGISFDEIQVLKDRISWLEATNEELNRELNELRKKGGSIEQYDSVSKVRGNGLMKSEGLKRGLQSMESSDYQISEGSDPGDMDEDTAKELEHTCLQNSMDKELNELNRQLEQKESEMKLFGCPDTVALKQHFGKKILELEEEKRTVQHERDRLLAAVENLSANSDGQAQKLEDMHAQKLKVLEAQIQDLKKKQENQVQLLKQKQKSDEAAKKLQEEIQCIKAQKVQLQQRIKQEAEQFRQWKASREKELLQLKKEGRRNEYERHKLQALNQRQKMVLQRKTEEAAMATKRLKELLEARKSSARDNSVTSNGHGNGINGQSNEKSMQRWIDHELEVMVNVHEVRYEYEKQSQVRAALAEELAVLRQVEEFASKGVSPPRGKNGFSRVSSMPPNARMSRIASLESMVNISSNSLVAMASQLSEAEERERCSASRGRWNQLRSMGEAKNLLQYMFTYLGEERCQSWEKDIEIKEMKEQLKELVGLLRQSEVRRKEVENELKQTVAMALGTPPSGISHKHIADDMAGSLSPIPVPAQKQLKYTAGIVNGSVRELPAFMDQTRKMVPIGQLSMKKLALVGHGGKLWRWKRSHHQWLLQFKWKWQKPWRLSELIRHSDETIMRARPRPRPRPRPQAFPDVMYRNCH; this is translated from the exons ATGGGTACTAATGTCAAAGATGGACAGCAAAACGGACTAATTCCGAAAGTTATGAATTCTTTGTTCAGCAAGATTGAAACCTTGAAACAAGAGATTGAATTTCAATTACATGTTTCCTTTATTGAG ATTCATAAAGAAGAAGTGAGAGACCTACTCGACCCCAATTCTGCTAACAAACAAGATATAGCGAATGGACAAGCAGGAAAAATAACTATCCCTGGGAAACCTCCTATACAAATCCGTGAAACATCGGACGGTGTAATTACATTGGCTGGATCAACTGAGTGTAGTGTTAAAACTCTCAAAGAAATGGCCGATTGCCTGGAGCAAGGATCACTGAGCCGTGCAACAGGGAGTACAAATATGAACAATCAGTCAAG TCGCTCGCATGCCATTTTCACCATTACGATGGAGCAGATGTGCAGCTCTAATGATGGCAATCTAACCGACTGTATGGTTGAAGAGTATCTCTGTGCCAAGTTGCATTTGGTGGATCTTGCTGGATCAGAGCGTGCTAAGAGAACAGGCTCTGATGGTCTACGTTTTAAAGAAG GAGTTCACATTAACAAGGGCCTTCTTGCACTGGGTAATGTTATTAGCGCTCTTGGTGATGAGAAAAAGCGAAAAGAGGGTCTTCATGTACCATATCGGGATAGCAAACTTACTCGGCTACTGCAG GATTCTCTTGGTGGCAATAGCAGAACTGTAATGATAG CATGCATTAGTCCTGCGGATATAAACGCTGAAGAAACTCTCAACACTCTGAAGTATGCCAATCGTGCTCGAAATATCCAGAATAAACCTGTT ATTAACCGAGATCCAATATCTAATGAGATGATAAAGATGCGtcaacaattggaatatctacAAGCCGAACTTTGTGGTCGTGGCGGAGGCATTTCCTTTGATGAAATACAG GTTCTCAAGGATCGAATTTCTTGGCTTGAGGCTACCAATGAGGAGCTGAACCGAGAACTTAACGAACTTCGCAAAAAAGGTGGCAGCATTGAGCAATATGATTCTGTTTCTAAA GTTCGTGGAAATGGTTTAATGAAAAGTGAAGGACTCAAAAGGGGATTGCAAAGTATGGAATCATCTGACTATCAAATTAGTGAAGGCA GTGATCCAGGAGATATGGATGAAGATACAGCCAAAGAGTTGGAGCATACTTGCTTACAAAATAGTATGGATAAAGAACTGAATGAATTAAATCGACAGTTGGAGCAGAAAGAG TCGGAAATGAAACTGTTTGGTTGCCCTGACACTGTGGCTCTTAAGCAGCACTTTGGAAAGAAAATTTTGGAACTCGAGGAGGAAAAAAGGACTGTACAG CACGAGAGAGATCGACTTTTGGCAGCAGTTGAAAACCTCTCTGCTAATTCTGATGGACAAGCACAAAAATTGGAAGACATGCATGCACAAAAATTGAAAGTTCTTGAAGCTCAG ATACAAGATCTTAAAAAGAAACAAGAGAACCAAGTTCAACTTTTAAAGCAGAAACAGAAGAGTGATGAAGCTGCTAAAAAGTTGCAAGAGGAAATACAATGCATCAAGGCACAAAAG GTTCAATTGCAACAACGGATTAAACAAGAAGCTGAACAATTTCGGCAGTGGAAGGCATCTCGAGAGAAGGAACTCCTGCAG TTAAAGAAGGAAGGCAGAAGAAACGAGTATGAGAGACATAAATTACAAGCGTTGAATCAGCGACAAAAGATG GTTCTTCAGAGAAAGACTGAAGAAGCCGCAATGGCTACTAAGAGGTTGAAAGAATTGCTGGAAGCACGTAAATCTTCAGCTCGTGACAACTCTG TCACAAGCAATGGACATGGAAATGGAATAAATGGCCAG AGTAATGAAAAGTCCATGCAGCGATGGATAGATCACGAGCTTGAAGTTATGGTGAATGTTCATGAAGTCCGTTACGAGTATGAGAAGCAAAGTCAAGT CCGAGCTGCGTTGGCAGAAGAGCTGGCTGTTTTGAGACAAGTCGAAGAATTTGCTTCAAAGGGAGTTAGCCCCCCTAGAGGAAAAAATGGATTTTCTAG GGTATCTTCAATGCCACCAAATGCTAGAATGTCAAGAATTGCTTCTCTTGAAAGCATGGtgaatatttcatcaaattcacTTGTGGCAATGGCTTCACAGCTTTCCGAGGCGGAAGAACGAGAACGCTGCTCCGCTAGCCGTGGACGATGGAATCAGCTACGTTCTATGGGGGAAGCGAAAAATCTACTGCAGTATATGTTCACTTATCTTGGCGAAGAAAG GTGCCAATCATGGGAAAAGGATATTGAAATCAAGGAGATGAAAGAACAGCTAAAAGAACTTGTAGGCTTATTACGACAAAGCGAAGTTAGGAGGAAGGAAGTTGAGAACGAGTTAAAACAAACTGTTGCCATGGCATTGGGGACGCCACCTTCT GGAATCTCCCACAAACATATTGCCGATGACATGGCAGGTTCTTTGTCTCCAATCCCCGTGCCAGCACAGAAACAACTTAAATATACGGCGGGAATTGTCAATGGCTCCGTTAGAGAATTGCCAGCGTTCATGGATCAAACACGAAAG ATGGTGCCGATTGGTCAGTTGTCAATGAAGAAATTAGCACTTGTTGGACATGGTGGAAAACTGTGGAGATGGAAGAGGAGCCATCATCAGTGGTTATTGCAGTTCAAATGGAAGTGGCAAAAACCATGGAGACTTTCAGAATTGATTAGACACAGCGACGAAACAATCATGCGGGCTCGACCTCGTCCTCGTCCTCGTCCTCGTCCACAAGCTTTTCCTGATGTCATGTATAGAAACTGTCACTAG